The following coding sequences are from one Bradyrhizobium sp. WSM471 window:
- the recQ gene encoding DNA helicase RecQ, which produces MSSPSTAPLPAPAHGRDALSVLRSVFGLPGFRGAQGEIIRHVTDGGNCLVLMPTGGGKSLCYQLPALLREGCGVVVSPLIALMRDQVAAMLEAGVNAAALNSSLTPQEASDIERRLIAGDLDLLYVAPERLVTPRCLALLARAKVALFAIDEAHCVSQWGHDFRPEYVGLSIIAERFPDVPRIALTATADELTRKEIVERLALADSPHFVSSFDRPNIRYEIVDKRNAVSQLKDLIRERHAGDAGVVYCLSRKRVEEVAAALDDAGIAALPYHAGLDSSVRSRNQDRFLNEDGIVIVATIAFGMGIDKPDVRFVAHLDLPKSIEAYYQETGRAGRDGKPSAAWMAYGLSDIVQQRRMIDESSGSEEFKRVSIGKLDALVGLAETPHCRRRRLLAYFGEIVMGEGCGNCDNCLTPPKMRDGKVLAQKLLSCVYRTGQRFGAMHLIDVLIGRLTEKVTQFGHDKLTVFGIGRELNEKQWRTVLRQLVAMGHLLSDSEAFGALKLTESSRGVLRGETEVWLREEAPGARIRSSRAKSRRGDLAPAAGAPQGDVDPELRARLRAWRSEIARERGVPAYVVLHDATIDGIVRAWPTTLDELRNVPGIGDKKLEHYGDELLQIVRAR; this is translated from the coding sequence ATGTCCTCTCCTTCCACCGCTCCGCTGCCTGCGCCGGCCCATGGCCGCGATGCGCTGTCGGTGCTGCGTTCGGTGTTCGGCCTGCCCGGGTTCCGCGGCGCGCAGGGCGAGATCATCCGGCACGTCACGGACGGCGGCAATTGCCTGGTGCTGATGCCGACCGGCGGCGGCAAGTCGCTATGCTATCAATTGCCGGCACTGCTGCGCGAAGGCTGCGGTGTCGTGGTGTCGCCCTTGATTGCGCTGATGCGCGACCAGGTCGCCGCCATGCTCGAAGCCGGCGTCAACGCCGCCGCGCTGAACTCGTCGCTGACCCCGCAGGAAGCCTCCGACATCGAGCGGCGCCTGATCGCGGGTGATCTCGACCTGCTCTATGTCGCGCCGGAACGGCTGGTGACGCCACGCTGCCTGGCGCTGTTGGCGCGGGCCAAGGTGGCGCTGTTCGCGATCGACGAGGCGCATTGCGTCTCGCAATGGGGCCATGATTTTCGTCCCGAATATGTCGGCCTGTCGATCATCGCCGAGCGCTTTCCCGACGTGCCGCGCATCGCGCTGACCGCGACTGCCGACGAATTGACCCGCAAGGAGATCGTCGAGCGGCTTGCGCTTGCAGACAGTCCGCACTTCGTCTCCAGCTTCGATCGTCCCAACATTCGTTACGAGATCGTCGACAAGCGCAACGCGGTGTCGCAGCTCAAGGACTTGATCCGGGAGCGTCACGCGGGCGATGCAGGCGTCGTCTATTGCCTGTCCCGCAAACGGGTGGAGGAGGTCGCCGCCGCGCTCGACGACGCTGGCATTGCGGCGTTGCCCTATCACGCCGGGCTCGACAGCAGCGTGCGCTCGCGCAACCAGGACCGCTTCCTCAACGAGGACGGCATCGTCATCGTCGCGACCATTGCCTTCGGCATGGGCATCGACAAGCCGGACGTGCGCTTCGTCGCGCATCTCGATCTACCCAAGAGCATCGAGGCCTATTACCAGGAGACGGGACGCGCCGGCCGTGACGGCAAGCCGTCGGCGGCCTGGATGGCCTACGGTCTCTCGGACATCGTGCAGCAGCGCCGCATGATCGACGAGTCGAGCGGCTCCGAGGAATTCAAGCGGGTCTCGATCGGCAAGCTCGATGCGCTCGTTGGCCTTGCCGAAACGCCGCACTGCCGGCGCCGGCGGCTGCTCGCTTATTTCGGCGAGATCGTGATGGGCGAGGGCTGCGGCAATTGCGACAATTGCCTGACGCCACCGAAAATGCGCGACGGCAAGGTGCTGGCGCAAAAGCTTCTGTCCTGCGTATATCGCACCGGGCAGCGCTTCGGCGCCATGCACCTCATCGACGTGCTGATCGGACGGCTCACCGAGAAGGTGACGCAGTTCGGCCACGACAAGCTCACGGTGTTCGGCATCGGACGCGAGCTCAACGAGAAGCAGTGGCGCACGGTGCTGCGGCAGCTCGTGGCGATGGGACATTTGCTGAGTGACAGCGAAGCTTTCGGCGCGCTGAAGCTGACGGAATCGTCGCGCGGCGTGCTGCGGGGCGAAACGGAGGTGTGGCTGCGCGAGGAGGCGCCCGGCGCCCGGATCCGTTCGAGCCGCGCCAAGTCCCGCCGCGGCGATCTGGCGCCGGCGGCCGGTGCGCCGCAGGGCGATGTCGATCCTGAATTGCGCGCGCGGCTACGAGCCTGGCGCTCGGAGATTGCCCGCGAACGCGGCGTGCCGGCCTACGTCGTGCTGCACGACGCCACCATCGACGGCATCGTTCGCGCATGGCCGACCACGCTGGACGAGCTGCGCAATGTGCCCGGCATCGGCGACAAGAAGCTCGAGCATTACGGCGACGAGCTGCTGCAGATTGTCAGGGCGCGGTAG
- a CDS encoding 1-aminocyclopropane-1-carboxylate deaminase, with product MLEKFARYPLTFGPTPIEKLERLSKHLGGNVEVYAKREDCNSGLAYGGNKLRKLEYIIPDAIASNADTLVSIGGVQSNHTRMIAAVAAKIGMKCRLVQEAWVPHEDAVYDRVGNIMLSRIMGADVRLVDDGFDIGIRKSWEDAIEEVKAAGGKPYAIPAGASVHKFGGLGYVGFAEEVREQEAELGFKFDYIVVCTVTGSTHAGMLVGFAADGRARKVIGIDASFTPAQTKAQVLSIAQNTAKLVELGKDLVADDVVLIEDYAYPAYGVPSEETKEAIRLTARLEAMITDPVYEGKSMQGLIDLTQKGYFEKGAKILYAHLGGAPALNGYGYAFRNG from the coding sequence ATGCTCGAAAAATTCGCGCGCTATCCGCTGACCTTTGGTCCAACACCCATCGAGAAGCTGGAGCGGCTGTCGAAGCATCTCGGCGGCAATGTCGAGGTCTATGCCAAGCGCGAGGACTGCAATTCCGGGCTCGCCTATGGCGGCAACAAGCTGCGCAAGCTCGAATACATCATCCCTGACGCGATCGCCTCGAACGCCGACACGCTGGTCTCGATCGGCGGCGTGCAGTCCAACCACACCCGCATGATCGCGGCGGTCGCGGCCAAGATCGGCATGAAGTGCCGCCTGGTGCAGGAAGCCTGGGTGCCGCACGAGGACGCCGTCTATGACCGCGTCGGCAACATCATGCTGTCGCGCATCATGGGCGCCGACGTGCGCCTGGTCGACGACGGCTTCGACATCGGCATCCGCAAGAGCTGGGAGGACGCGATCGAGGAGGTGAAGGCGGCGGGCGGCAAGCCCTATGCGATTCCCGCCGGCGCCTCCGTGCACAAATTCGGCGGCCTCGGCTATGTCGGCTTCGCCGAAGAGGTGCGCGAGCAGGAAGCCGAGCTCGGCTTCAAGTTCGACTACATCGTGGTCTGCACCGTCACCGGCTCGACCCATGCCGGCATGCTGGTCGGCTTCGCCGCCGATGGCCGCGCGCGAAAGGTGATCGGCATCGACGCCTCCTTCACCCCGGCGCAGACCAAGGCGCAGGTGCTCTCGATCGCACAGAACACGGCCAAGCTCGTCGAGCTCGGCAAGGATCTCGTCGCCGACGACGTCGTGCTGATCGAGGATTATGCTTATCCCGCCTACGGCGTGCCGTCGGAAGAGACCAAGGAGGCGATCCGCCTCACCGCGCGTCTCGAAGCCATGATCACCGACCCCGTCTACGAGGGCAAGTCGATGCAGGGCCTGATCGACCTTACGCAGAAGGGCTATTTCGAGAAGGGCGCCAAGATCCTCTACGCGCATCTCGGCGGCGCGCCGGCGCTGAACGGCTATGGATATGCGTTCCGGAACGGGTGA
- a CDS encoding Lrp/AsnC family transcriptional regulator: MSARLDRIDLKMLRLLQNNGRLSNAELAETVAISPATCHRRTQRLFEHGFIAAVRAMVAPKKVAKGTLVMVGVVLDRSTPESFAIFEQAITRLKFVLDCHLVAGDFDYFLKIRVGDMEDFNRIHGEQLIALPGVRQTRTFFVMKEVIDNAPLEF; this comes from the coding sequence ATGTCCGCCCGTCTTGATCGCATCGACCTTAAGATGTTGCGATTGCTGCAAAATAACGGCCGGCTCAGCAACGCGGAGCTCGCCGAAACCGTCGCCATCAGTCCCGCCACCTGCCATCGGCGCACCCAGCGCCTGTTCGAGCACGGTTTCATCGCCGCCGTCCGCGCCATGGTCGCGCCCAAGAAGGTGGCCAAGGGCACGCTGGTGATGGTCGGCGTCGTGCTCGACCGTTCGACGCCGGAGAGCTTTGCGATCTTCGAGCAGGCGATCACCAGGCTGAAATTCGTGCTCGACTGTCACCTCGTCGCCGGCGACTTCGACTATTTCCTCAAGATCCGCGTTGGCGACATGGAGGACTTCAACCGTATCCATGGCGAGCAGCTGATCGCGCTGCCCGGCGTGCGCCAGACCCGCACCTTCTTCGTGATGAAGGAAGTCATCGACAACGCGCCGCTGGAGTTTTGA
- a CDS encoding PLP-dependent cysteine synthase family protein yields MQTVPFRHLDPAGPAYRRGWVDEAVAAIEADQCRTADTHLIRLIVPALSGIDIYLKDESTHPTGSLKHRLARSLFLYALCNGHIREGTPVVEASSGSTAVSEAYFAQMIGVPFYAVMPRTTSAEKIAAIEHYGGNCHLIDDGRALYAEAGALAARLGGHYMDQFTFAERATDWRGNNNIAESIFTQLQGEPRPLPDWIVMGAGTGGTSATIGRYLRYRQYPTRLCVADVEHSAFFDCFSSQDRSHVCDRPSLIEGVGRPRCEPSFVPGVVDRMMKIPDAATIAAMNVLSRRLRRAVGGSTGTNFLALCRLASEMRRTNQTGSLVTLICDSGERYRQTYYEPAWLKARGLDPAPFEAALSSFLDTAQPLALEFEDVTNPQNLRNPGA; encoded by the coding sequence ATGCAGACAGTCCCCTTCCGCCACCTCGATCCGGCCGGACCGGCCTATCGGCGCGGCTGGGTCGACGAAGCCGTGGCCGCGATCGAGGCTGACCAGTGCCGCACGGCTGACACGCATCTGATCCGGCTGATCGTGCCGGCGCTCTCAGGCATCGACATCTATCTGAAAGACGAGTCGACGCATCCGACCGGCAGCCTGAAGCATCGGCTCGCGCGCTCGCTGTTCCTTTACGCGCTCTGCAACGGCCACATCCGCGAAGGTACGCCCGTCGTCGAGGCCTCGTCGGGATCGACCGCGGTGTCCGAAGCCTATTTCGCGCAGATGATCGGCGTGCCCTTCTACGCCGTGATGCCGCGAACGACCTCGGCGGAGAAGATCGCCGCGATCGAGCATTACGGCGGCAACTGCCATCTGATCGATGACGGCCGCGCGCTGTATGCGGAGGCCGGCGCGCTGGCCGCACGGCTGGGCGGCCACTACATGGACCAGTTTACCTTCGCCGAGCGCGCCACCGACTGGCGCGGCAACAACAACATCGCCGAATCCATCTTCACGCAATTGCAGGGCGAGCCGCGCCCGCTGCCGGACTGGATCGTGATGGGGGCGGGCACCGGTGGCACCTCGGCCACCATCGGACGCTATTTGCGCTATCGCCAATATCCGACACGGCTGTGCGTCGCCGATGTCGAGCATTCCGCTTTCTTCGACTGCTTCAGCTCGCAGGACCGCTCCCATGTTTGCGATCGCCCTTCGCTGATCGAAGGTGTCGGCCGGCCGCGCTGCGAACCCTCCTTCGTGCCGGGCGTGGTCGACCGCATGATGAAGATCCCGGATGCGGCGACGATCGCGGCGATGAACGTGTTGTCGCGCCGGCTGCGCCGCGCGGTGGGTGGCTCTACGGGCACCAATTTCCTGGCGCTGTGCCGGCTCGCCTCGGAGATGCGAAGGACGAATCAGACGGGGTCGCTGGTGACGCTGATCTGCGATTCCGGCGAGCGCTACCGGCAGACCTATTATGAGCCCGCCTGGCTGAAAGCGCGCGGTCTCGATCCAGCGCCGTTCGAGGCGGCCTTGTCGTCGTTCCTCGATACGGCGCAACCGCTGGCGCTTGAGTTCGAAGACGTAACGAATCCGCAGAACTTGCGAAATCCTGGCGCCTGA
- a CDS encoding carboxymuconolactone decarboxylase family protein translates to MRLPILDPKDLSAEQKPLYDDMRAGIKDHFKGFVNMRDDGALLGPWNPWIREPRFGKPVWDLVKAIASNPLLPAPVREVAILVTGSHFRSGYELYAHVLVAEQRGLSDEKLATIVAGQRPVDLTKQEAVAYDVASALVSGGVLPELTYRAAVKEFGEHGAAELSYLVGIYCMVSATLNTFDVPVPD, encoded by the coding sequence GTGCGCCTTCCCATTCTCGATCCGAAAGACCTGAGTGCCGAACAGAAGCCGCTCTATGACGACATGCGAGCCGGCATCAAGGACCACTTCAAGGGCTTTGTGAACATGCGCGACGATGGCGCGCTGCTCGGGCCGTGGAATCCATGGATCCGCGAGCCGCGCTTCGGCAAGCCTGTGTGGGACCTGGTCAAGGCGATCGCGTCGAACCCGCTGCTGCCGGCACCGGTGCGCGAGGTCGCGATCCTCGTCACCGGCTCGCATTTCCGCTCCGGCTACGAGCTCTATGCGCATGTGCTGGTCGCCGAACAGCGCGGCCTCTCCGACGAGAAGCTCGCGACCATCGTCGCCGGACAGCGGCCGGTCGATCTCACCAAGCAGGAAGCCGTGGCCTATGACGTGGCGTCCGCATTGGTCAGCGGCGGCGTGCTGCCGGAACTGACTTATCGGGCCGCGGTCAAGGAATTCGGCGAGCACGGCGCGGCCGAACTGTCCTATCTCGTCGGCATTTACTGCATGGTGTCGGCTACGCTGAACACGTTCGATGTGCCGGTGCCGGACTAG
- a CDS encoding sensor domain-containing diguanylate cyclase, which translates to MPRLVSERTFLAGQIFFNFGQSTIDCVVRRISEDGATLEMQSSIGVPDRFQLRLAGQEILSCRVLWRSDRQIGVALGAEDHVEPKAVDEQERPTDSLMRGQMLALRAALDFVPLGVVLLDANLRAQLINRAFRKMWLLPDEVANSNPSFVTLMHHGRDTLAYEIPPAELEAYVAERVRQIQAGDASPRDLRRTSGDVVRMQCTPLPNGGRMLTYTPVTDIVRYSDELKLLRDALENVEDGVLLLDRDLNASFMNRRMRRFWEVSEQEAAARPTYASLVSRVHRASAPDLPANELAKFPVKRVAEVKAGDHVRDLQTPDARRIRAHCTTMSNGGRMLTYVDITDLTNKANMLERLATTDPLTGLYNRRHLLGALDAEWSRFQRYYRSVSVLMLDIDHFKSVNDRYGHAVGDEAIKAVAAACLDGKRKSDVVGRFGGEEFAILLPETSLSRARIVAERIRKRVMSSRIVAHQVQFGVTMSIGIAEASVSMSGIDALMSAADHALYQAKAEGRNRCVAWSPPPPMNKAAE; encoded by the coding sequence ATGCCCCGCTTGGTATCGGAACGAACGTTCCTCGCCGGCCAGATCTTCTTCAACTTCGGTCAGTCGACCATCGATTGCGTCGTGCGGCGGATCTCCGAAGACGGCGCGACGCTGGAGATGCAGAGCAGCATCGGCGTGCCCGATCGGTTCCAGCTCCGGCTCGCAGGCCAGGAGATCCTCTCCTGCCGTGTGCTCTGGCGGTCGGACCGTCAGATCGGGGTTGCGCTCGGAGCGGAAGACCATGTTGAGCCGAAGGCCGTGGACGAGCAGGAGCGGCCGACCGATTCGCTGATGCGCGGACAGATGCTGGCGCTTCGCGCGGCTCTCGATTTCGTCCCGCTCGGCGTCGTGCTGCTCGATGCCAATCTCCGCGCGCAGCTGATCAATCGGGCGTTCCGGAAGATGTGGCTCTTGCCGGATGAAGTCGCCAACAGCAACCCGTCATTTGTGACGCTGATGCATCATGGCCGCGATACGCTCGCCTACGAGATTCCGCCGGCCGAGCTTGAGGCCTATGTCGCCGAGCGCGTCCGTCAAATACAGGCAGGTGATGCGTCTCCGCGCGACCTGCGCCGTACCAGCGGCGACGTCGTTCGGATGCAATGCACGCCTCTGCCCAACGGCGGGCGGATGCTGACCTATACGCCGGTCACCGACATCGTGCGCTATTCCGACGAGCTGAAATTGCTGCGCGACGCCCTCGAGAACGTCGAGGACGGCGTGCTGCTGCTCGACCGCGATCTCAACGCCAGCTTCATGAACCGGCGCATGCGGCGTTTCTGGGAGGTGAGCGAGCAGGAAGCCGCCGCCCGCCCGACCTATGCATCCCTGGTGAGCCGGGTGCATCGCGCGAGCGCGCCGGATCTGCCGGCGAACGAACTGGCGAAATTTCCCGTCAAGCGCGTCGCCGAGGTCAAGGCGGGCGATCATGTGCGCGATCTCCAGACGCCGGATGCGCGCCGGATCAGGGCCCACTGCACCACGATGTCGAACGGCGGCCGCATGCTGACCTATGTCGACATCACCGATCTCACCAACAAGGCCAACATGCTGGAGCGTCTGGCCACCACCGACCCGCTCACGGGGCTCTATAACCGCCGCCATTTGCTGGGCGCGCTCGATGCAGAGTGGAGCCGCTTCCAGCGCTACTATCGCTCCGTTTCGGTCCTGATGCTCGACATCGACCATTTCAAGTCGGTCAATGACCGCTATGGTCACGCGGTCGGAGACGAGGCGATCAAGGCCGTGGCGGCCGCATGCCTCGATGGCAAGCGCAAATCGGACGTCGTCGGCCGCTTCGGTGGCGAGGAGTTCGCGATTCTGCTGCCCGAGACCAGCCTGTCGCGCGCAAGGATCGTCGCTGAGAGAATCCGCAAGCGCGTGATGAGCTCGCGCATCGTTGCCCATCAGGTTCAGTTCGGTGTCACCATGAGCATCGGCATTGCGGAAGCCAGTGTCAGCATGTCCGGCATCGACGCCTTGATGAGCGCGGCCGATCACGCGCTCTACCAGGCGAAGGCCGAAGGTCGCAACCGCTGCGTGGCCTGGTCGCCGCCGCCGCCCATGAACAAGGCGGCGGAGTGA
- a CDS encoding alpha/beta hydrolase codes for MPLDPLAKRLLTMMAAAAPQARSRPSVEARRQSLAKLMQFARADAPDVTSSDGMLPGPGGALPYRLYSPASAADRAPGFVFFHGGGLVAGSIVTHDRIAAALAHATGCRLVSVDYRLAPEHKFPAAVDDAIAATEWVAREASSLGIDAGRLVLGGDSAGATLAAIVCQEAAQAAGLSIVAQCLICPVLDFEEASPSRQAFAEGHLIDRVTIEADLADYLPEALDAADPRISPLRATRLAGLPTAIIHTAEYDPMRDEGNAYARKLLAAGVAVEHVCHEGMVHNFHAMGAILPQAQLVLSQIGEQVRRAVGT; via the coding sequence ATGCCGCTCGATCCACTCGCAAAGCGTTTGTTGACCATGATGGCTGCGGCTGCGCCGCAGGCACGGAGCCGGCCGAGCGTGGAGGCACGGCGGCAATCATTGGCAAAACTGATGCAGTTTGCGCGCGCCGATGCCCCTGATGTGACGTCGTCCGACGGCATGCTGCCTGGTCCCGGCGGCGCGCTGCCCTATCGCCTCTATTCACCGGCAAGCGCCGCTGATCGCGCGCCCGGCTTCGTGTTCTTTCACGGCGGCGGGCTCGTTGCCGGCAGCATCGTCACGCATGACCGCATCGCAGCGGCATTGGCACATGCGACCGGCTGCCGCCTCGTCTCGGTCGATTACCGGCTGGCGCCCGAGCACAAATTCCCCGCCGCCGTGGACGATGCGATCGCTGCCACCGAATGGGTGGCGCGCGAGGCCTCATCGCTCGGCATCGACGCGGGGCGTCTGGTGCTCGGCGGCGATTCCGCGGGTGCAACGCTCGCTGCGATCGTGTGCCAGGAGGCAGCGCAGGCCGCAGGCCTTTCCATCGTCGCGCAATGCCTGATCTGCCCGGTGCTGGATTTCGAGGAGGCCTCACCTTCGCGCCAGGCGTTCGCCGAGGGCCACCTGATCGACCGCGTCACGATCGAAGCCGATCTCGCCGACTATCTGCCCGAGGCGTTGGACGCTGCCGATCCCCGCATCTCGCCCTTGCGCGCGACACGGCTTGCGGGCCTGCCGACCGCCATCATCCACACCGCCGAGTACGACCCGATGCGCGACGAGGGCAATGCCTATGCCCGCAAGCTGCTCGCCGCGGGCGTCGCGGTCGAGCACGTCTGCCACGAGGGCATGGTCCACAATTTCCACGCTATGGGCGCAATCCTGCCGCAAGCGCAGCTCGTGCTGTCGCAGATCGGGGAGCAGGTCAGGCGGGCGGTGGGGACGTGA
- a CDS encoding branched-chain amino acid aminotransferase, producing the protein MAEIKKPIAYSPSWTFFEGKWHDGNVPIMGPRTHAAWLGSVVFDGARAFEGVAPDLDRHVARANQSATNFGLKPVVDTGTWMTLANEGIARFAPDAELYVRPMYWAQNGSGGGVLFDPETTDWCLCIYEAPMPKPVGNAITLSPFRRPTAECAPVEAKAACLYPNNSRALAEAASRGFQNALMLDMLGNVAEFGNSNVFMARDGVVYTPVPNGTFLNGITRQRVISLLRADGATVVEKTLRYADFLAADEIFSTGNFAKVAPVIRIDDRELKPGPLYTRARKLYWDFAHAVKLAA; encoded by the coding sequence ATGGCCGAGATCAAAAAACCCATCGCATATTCGCCGAGCTGGACCTTCTTCGAGGGCAAATGGCATGACGGCAATGTGCCGATCATGGGTCCGCGCACGCATGCGGCCTGGCTCGGCTCGGTCGTGTTCGACGGCGCGCGGGCGTTCGAAGGCGTCGCGCCCGATCTCGACCGCCACGTCGCCCGCGCCAATCAGTCCGCGACCAACTTTGGGCTGAAGCCGGTGGTCGATACCGGAACCTGGATGACACTCGCAAACGAAGGCATCGCGCGCTTCGCGCCGGATGCCGAGCTCTACGTCCGTCCGATGTACTGGGCGCAGAACGGCTCGGGCGGCGGCGTGCTGTTCGACCCCGAGACCACCGATTGGTGCCTGTGCATCTACGAGGCGCCGATGCCAAAACCCGTCGGCAACGCGATCACGCTGTCGCCGTTCCGCAGGCCCACCGCCGAATGCGCTCCGGTCGAGGCCAAGGCCGCCTGTCTCTATCCGAACAATTCGCGCGCGCTTGCCGAAGCCGCCTCGCGCGGCTTCCAGAACGCGCTGATGCTCGACATGCTCGGCAACGTCGCGGAGTTCGGCAATTCCAACGTGTTCATGGCCAGGGACGGCGTGGTCTACACGCCGGTGCCGAACGGCACCTTCCTCAACGGCATCACCCGCCAGCGCGTCATCAGCCTGCTTCGCGCCGACGGCGCCACCGTGGTCGAGAAGACGCTGCGCTACGCCGACTTCCTCGCCGCCGACGAGATCTTTTCTACCGGAAATTTCGCAAAAGTCGCGCCGGTGATCCGCATCGACGATCGTGAGCTGAAGCCGGGGCCGCTCTACACGCGCGCGCGCAAGCTCTATTGGGACTTCGCCCATGCGGTGAAGCTGGCGGCTTGA
- a CDS encoding trans-aconitate 2-methyltransferase codes for MSDRSTHWDNVYATKGEAEVSWFQNNPATSLAMIRAANPGREAAILDIGGGASRLVDALLLDGYRDVAVLDLSANALDAAKKRIGPAASTVDWIVADATTWHPAKTYDLWHDRAAFHFLTDSRDRTAYIERLRSAVAPGGHVIIATFALDGPEKCSGLPVQRHDSASLAAELGPGFELVETRNEAHHTPWDSTQAFQFSRFKRHS; via the coding sequence ATGTCCGACCGAAGCACCCATTGGGACAATGTCTACGCCACCAAGGGCGAAGCCGAGGTCAGCTGGTTTCAGAACAATCCGGCGACTTCGCTCGCGATGATCAGAGCGGCTAATCCAGGCCGCGAGGCTGCCATCCTCGACATCGGCGGCGGCGCATCGCGGCTGGTCGATGCTCTCCTGCTGGACGGATATCGCGACGTCGCCGTGCTGGATCTCTCTGCCAATGCGCTTGACGCTGCAAAGAAGCGAATCGGCCCAGCCGCTTCGACGGTCGACTGGATCGTTGCCGACGCCACGACATGGCACCCGGCAAAGACATACGACCTATGGCACGATCGGGCGGCGTTTCACTTCCTGACCGATTCCCGCGACAGGACCGCATACATCGAGCGGCTGCGGTCGGCGGTTGCGCCCGGCGGCCACGTCATCATTGCGACGTTTGCGCTCGACGGTCCCGAGAAGTGCAGCGGCCTGCCGGTGCAGCGTCATGACAGCGCAAGCCTTGCGGCGGAGCTCGGGCCGGGGTTCGAGCTGGTCGAAACGCGCAACGAGGCGCACCACACGCCGTGGGACTCGACGCAGGCGTTTCAGTTCAGCCGGTTCAAGCGGCACAGCTAG
- the phaR gene encoding polyhydroxyalkanoate synthesis repressor PhaR, which yields MAKSDQPTTIKKYANRRLYNTGTSTYVTLEDLASMVKDGEDFLVYDAKTGDDITRSVLAQIIFEQENKAGQNLLPTTFLRQLIRFYGDSMQMVVPKYLEQAIASLTQEQEKFRKQIATSLSGTPFAPLEEQVRRNMELFQQTFSMFKPFAPGAGRPAGSAEPAPEATAEAPKDSNIDDLRQQMKDMQERLERMSKKDE from the coding sequence ATGGCGAAATCAGACCAACCCACCACCATCAAGAAATACGCGAACCGCCGGCTCTATAACACCGGGACGAGCACTTACGTGACGCTGGAAGACCTCGCCTCCATGGTCAAGGACGGCGAAGATTTCCTGGTCTACGACGCCAAGACCGGCGACGACATCACCCGCTCCGTGCTTGCCCAGATCATCTTCGAACAGGAGAACAAGGCCGGCCAGAACCTGCTCCCGACCACCTTCCTTCGCCAGCTGATCCGCTTCTACGGCGACAGCATGCAGATGGTCGTGCCGAAATATCTGGAGCAGGCCATCGCGTCGCTGACGCAGGAGCAGGAGAAGTTCCGCAAGCAGATCGCCACCTCGCTGTCCGGAACCCCGTTTGCGCCGCTGGAGGAACAGGTCCGCCGCAACATGGAGCTGTTCCAGCAGACCTTCTCGATGTTCAAGCCCTTCGCGCCCGGCGCAGGCCGCCCCGCAGGCTCCGCTGAGCCGGCGCCCGAGGCGACCGCCGAAGCCCCGAAGGACAGCAATATCGACGATTTGCGCCAGCAGATGAAAGACATGCAGGAACGCCTCGAGCGGATGTCGAAGAAGGACGAGTAG